ATCCTTCCTGCATGTTTTCTGTTGCATCGCAAACCAAGATCTTGCTCCTCCTGCGGGTGCGTTTGAGATTGTCTTCACAAAGGTCGACCATCTTGGATAGATGCCATCTGCCAGGTAGTATCCCTTATTGTACACATGGCCATTTATCTCATAGTTTACCGGAGGAGCAGTGCCTTCAACAAGCTTGGCAAACACATGCGAGCATTgcagcacattgatgtcattgtGCGATCCGGCCATACCGAAGAAGGCATGCCAAATCCACAGATCCTGATCGGCCACCGCCTCAAGCATCACACTGCATGATCCTTTGTGGCTTTTATACATGCCCTGGTGTGCAAATGGACAGTTCTTCCATGACCAATGCATGCAGTCGATGCTGCCAAGCATACCTGGGAATCCTCTTTCTACATTCTGTGCCATGATCCGAGCTGTGTCTTCTGCGGTGGGTGTCCTCAAGTACTGCTCTCCAAACACTGCCACAATTGCCCTACAGAACCTGTACATGCAATCGATGGCCGTGGACTCGGCCATGCGGAGGTAGTCGTCATGTGTATCGGCAGAAATTCCATAAGCAAGCAAACGGAGGGATACCGTGCATTTCTGAATTGATGTGAAACCAAGTATGCCGATGGCGTCCCTCTTCAATTTGAAGTAATCGTCGTACTCCCGAAAGTACTCAGCGATCTTCAAAAAAAGCTTCCGAGACATTCTGAATCGGTGCTGAAAGATCACATCGTTGTGCAATTGATCATCGGCGAAGTAGTCGGCGTACAGCATGCAGTAGCCTTCCATCCTTTGCCTCGCCTTGCTCTTGCAGTGGCCCTTCCTCGATCCTCCCCTTCCCGGTTGTCTAGCGGGggtgaagaggaggaagaggacgacgaagacacctacaccctcggttacagcccggctcctagcatggacaacacccccgctagccaaccggacccaagcgagggcatccgggataacgatccggagGAGGTAGGTCGCAAAAGGAACCATGTCCTCATTAGCCACATGAACCGTGTAAAGAGCGCAGACCATCTCACAAAGCCAGTCATCAGCATCGAGTGGTTCTGAGGGTAGAGAGAAAGTCCTTGGATTGAGAGAAAGGAAATCCTTGATGGAAACCCTGTCATTAGCCccattgttttcattgttgcCATGATTATTGTGCTGGTTGTTCATACGCTCAAGGATCTGTCCCATTTGAAGTAGTATGTTGCCTAActcaggcggaggaggaggatc
This is a stretch of genomic DNA from Brachypodium distachyon strain Bd21 chromosome 1, Brachypodium_distachyon_v3.0, whole genome shotgun sequence. It encodes these proteins:
- the LOC100822590 gene encoding uncharacterized protein LOC100822590 gives rise to the protein MEGYCMLYADYFADDQLHNDVIFQHRFRMSRKLFLKIAEYFREYDDYFKLKRDAIGILGFTSIQKCTVSLRLLAYGISADTHDDYLRMAESTAIDCMYRFCRAIVAVFGEQYLRTPTAEDTARIMAQNVERGFPGMLGSIDCMHWSWKNCPFAHQGMYKSHKGSCSVMLEAVADQDLWIWHAFFGMAGSHNDINVLQCSHVFAKLVEGTAPPVNYEINGHVYNKGYYLADGIYPRWSTFVKTISNAPAGGARSWFAMQQKTCRKDVERAFGVLQARFAIVRYPALTWSKDQMWEVITACVIMHNMIIESERECPVFDTELYERMGSLANVNHQVSAAFAAFLSRRQEIRDAGTHQQLQDDPVKHLWRLRGNL